The Urbifossiella limnaea genome has a window encoding:
- a CDS encoding 3-keto-disaccharide hydrolase, whose translation MRLAACCLVAAVLGWTPGADAPGSDAPAPAGWIDLMKPEAWKKVDPGWIVTDRVSLDPEKATKLKAEKAAGGTIWVNGDKGRIADLYTRASFGDCDVHVEFMVAKNSNSGVKLQGVYEIQFIDRTPPKEPTGDSMGGIYPRADTTPNYHHIDKGIAPKANAGRPAGEWNTLDLTWRAPRFGADGKKSANAAVVRAVLNGQVIHENQELRTPTGNNYPKAETPTGPLMLQADHGPVAFRAVRIRPTK comes from the coding sequence ATGCGTCTCGCCGCGTGCTGCCTGGTCGCCGCCGTCTTGGGTTGGACTCCGGGGGCTGACGCACCCGGCTCGGACGCGCCCGCCCCGGCCGGCTGGATCGACCTGATGAAGCCCGAGGCGTGGAAGAAGGTCGATCCGGGCTGGATCGTCACCGACCGCGTCAGCCTCGACCCCGAGAAGGCGACGAAGCTGAAGGCCGAGAAGGCCGCCGGCGGCACGATTTGGGTGAACGGCGACAAGGGCCGCATCGCCGACCTGTACACGCGCGCCAGCTTCGGTGACTGCGACGTTCACGTCGAGTTCATGGTCGCCAAGAACAGCAACAGCGGCGTCAAGCTCCAGGGCGTGTACGAAATCCAGTTCATCGACCGCACCCCGCCGAAGGAGCCCACCGGCGACTCGATGGGCGGCATCTACCCGCGCGCGGACACGACGCCGAACTACCACCACATCGACAAGGGGATCGCCCCGAAGGCGAACGCCGGTCGCCCGGCCGGGGAGTGGAACACGCTCGACCTGACGTGGCGCGCCCCGCGGTTCGGTGCGGACGGCAAGAAGTCGGCGAACGCGGCCGTGGTCCGCGCCGTACTGAACGGGCAGGTGATTCACGAGAACCAGGAGCTGCGAACGCCGACCGGGAACAACTACCCGAAGGCCGAGACGCCGACCGGGCCGCTCATGCTCCAGGCGGACCACGGCCCGGTGGCGTTCCGGGCGGTGCGGATTCGCCCGACGAAGTGA